Proteins from a single region of Ensifer adhaerens:
- the tpiA gene encoding triose-phosphate isomerase, protein MTPDIRPLVAGNWKMNGTRASLDQIKAMAEGVKGELSAKVETLICPPATLLYVATALCDDSPLLIGAQDCHQKQSGAHTGDVSAEMIADCFGTHVIVGHSERRTDHAESDALVRAKTEAAHAAELVAIVCIGETGDERKSGKTLDVLKRQLAESLPDAATAENTVIAYEPVWAIGTGLTPTAADVEEAHAFMRKELVSRFADVGAKMRILYGGSVKPSNAKELMGVANVDGALIGGASLKAEDFLAIYRAYEELTA, encoded by the coding sequence ATGACGCCCGATATCCGCCCGCTCGTCGCCGGCAACTGGAAGATGAACGGAACCCGCGCCTCGCTCGATCAGATCAAGGCGATGGCCGAAGGGGTCAAGGGCGAACTCTCCGCCAAGGTCGAAACGCTGATCTGCCCGCCGGCGACCCTGCTCTATGTAGCGACGGCGCTTTGCGACGATAGCCCGTTGCTGATCGGCGCGCAGGATTGCCATCAGAAGCAGTCGGGCGCCCATACGGGCGACGTTTCCGCCGAAATGATCGCGGATTGCTTCGGCACCCACGTCATTGTCGGGCATTCCGAGCGCCGCACCGATCATGCGGAAAGCGATGCGCTGGTGCGTGCGAAGACGGAAGCTGCACACGCCGCCGAACTCGTGGCCATCGTCTGCATCGGCGAGACCGGCGACGAACGCAAGTCCGGCAAGACCCTCGATGTCCTGAAGCGCCAGCTTGCCGAAAGCCTGCCGGATGCGGCGACGGCCGAAAACACCGTCATCGCCTACGAACCCGTCTGGGCGATCGGCACGGGCCTGACGCCGACGGCGGCCGATGTCGAGGAAGCACACGCTTTCATGCGCAAGGAACTCGTTTCGCGCTTTGCCGACGTGGGAGCCAAGATGCGTATCCTCTACGGCGGCTCGGTCAAGCCTTCCAATGCGAAGGAATTGATGGGCGTCGCCAATGTCGACGGCGCGTTGATCGGCGGCGCGAGCTTGAAAGCCGAAGACTTCCTCGCCATCTACCGGGCTTATGAAGAATTGACGGCCTGA
- a CDS encoding CTP synthase, protein MTPMARYVFITGGVVSSLGKGIAAAALGALLQARGYRVRLRKLDPYLNVDPGTMSPTQHGEVFVTDDGAETDLDLGHYERFTGRSATKTDNITTGRIYKNIIDKERRGDYLGATVQVIPHVTNEIKNFVTEGNDDYDFVLCEIGGTVGDIEAMPFMEAIRQLGNDLPRGTAVYVHLTLMPYIPAAGELKTKPTQHSVKELQALGIHPDILLVRADREIPEAERRKLSLFCNVRQSAVIQALDVASIYDVPIAYHKEGLDNEVLAAFGIEPAPKPRMDAWERVADRIRTPEGEVTIAIVGKYTGLKDAYKSLIEALYHGGIANRVKVKLEWIESEVFEKEDPAPYLEKVHGILVPGGFGERGSEGKINAARFARERKVPYFGICFGMQMAVVEAARNLAGIEKASSTEFGPTKEPVVGLMTEWVKGNELEKRSASGDLGGTMRLGAYRAALKGNTKIADIYGSTEISERHRHRYEVNVDYKDRLEACGLVFSGMSPDGILPETVEYPDHPWFIGVQYHPELKSRPLDPHPLFASFVEAALEQSRLV, encoded by the coding sequence GTGACTCCCATGGCGCGATATGTATTCATCACTGGCGGCGTGGTTTCCTCCCTCGGAAAAGGCATCGCTGCAGCGGCTCTTGGAGCACTACTGCAGGCGCGTGGCTACCGGGTGAGACTGCGCAAGCTCGACCCCTACCTCAACGTTGATCCGGGCACCATGAGCCCGACCCAGCACGGTGAGGTTTTCGTAACCGACGATGGCGCGGAGACCGATCTCGATCTCGGCCATTATGAACGCTTCACGGGGCGTTCGGCGACGAAGACCGACAACATCACCACCGGGCGGATCTACAAGAACATCATCGACAAGGAACGCCGCGGCGACTATCTCGGCGCGACCGTTCAGGTGATCCCGCACGTCACCAACGAGATCAAGAACTTCGTCACCGAAGGTAACGACGACTACGACTTTGTGCTCTGCGAAATCGGCGGCACGGTTGGCGACATCGAAGCGATGCCGTTCATGGAGGCTATCCGCCAGCTCGGCAATGATCTGCCGCGCGGCACTGCCGTCTATGTCCACCTGACGCTGATGCCCTATATCCCGGCAGCCGGCGAGCTGAAGACCAAGCCGACGCAGCATTCGGTCAAGGAACTGCAGGCGCTCGGTATCCATCCCGACATCCTGCTCGTTCGTGCCGATCGCGAAATTCCGGAAGCCGAGCGCCGCAAGCTCTCGCTGTTCTGCAACGTTCGCCAGTCGGCCGTCATCCAGGCGCTCGACGTCGCCTCGATCTACGATGTTCCGATCGCCTACCACAAGGAAGGCCTCGACAACGAAGTACTCGCAGCCTTCGGTATCGAGCCGGCGCCGAAGCCGCGCATGGACGCATGGGAACGCGTCGCCGATCGCATCCGCACGCCGGAAGGCGAAGTGACGATCGCGATCGTCGGCAAGTACACGGGCCTCAAGGACGCCTATAAGTCGTTGATCGAAGCGCTTTACCACGGTGGCATCGCCAATCGGGTGAAGGTCAAGCTCGAATGGATCGAATCGGAAGTCTTCGAGAAGGAAGACCCGGCACCCTACCTCGAGAAGGTTCACGGCATCCTCGTTCCCGGCGGCTTCGGTGAGCGCGGCTCCGAGGGCAAGATCAACGCGGCGCGCTTCGCCCGCGAGCGCAAGGTGCCTTACTTCGGTATCTGCTTCGGCATGCAGATGGCGGTCGTGGAAGCGGCCCGCAATCTCGCCGGCATCGAGAAGGCCTCGTCGACCGAATTCGGCCCGACGAAGGAGCCGGTCGTCGGCCTGATGACCGAGTGGGTGAAGGGTAACGAACTCGAGAAGCGTTCGGCCTCGGGCGACCTCGGCGGCACGATGCGCCTCGGCGCCTATCGCGCAGCGCTCAAGGGCAACACCAAGATTGCCGATATCTACGGCTCGACCGAGATTTCCGAGCGTCACCGCCACCGCTACGAGGTCAATGTCGACTACAAGGATCGGCTTGAAGCCTGCGGCCTCGTCTTCTCCGGCATGTCGCCGGACGGCATCCTGCCGGAAACGGTCGAGTATCCGGATCATCCGTGGTTCATCGGCGTTCAGTACCATCCGGAACTGAAGTCGCGCCCACTCGATCCGCATCCGCTGTTTGCAAGCTTCGTCGAAGCGGCACTGGAACAGTCCCGCCTCGTCTGA
- a CDS encoding bifunctional class I SAM-dependent methyltransferase/GNAT family N-acetyltransferase, whose protein sequence is MSNKMHEANRLSWNAATVAHNSHKGDQAAFFRAGGSTLYPEEIALLGDVAGLELLHLQCNSGQDSLSLARLGAKVTGVDISDEAIAFAKQLSEESGIAANFERSDLFEWFESARADGRRFDQVFASYGTICWLSDLGIWAHGIADVLKPGGRFAFIEFHPFAMVFDPSWKPHYDYAPKEPVAEAGIGDYVADSGAGLAIGGYQQGVVGFTNPHPSFEFNWGIADVIQALIDAGLRIERLTEYPYSNGWVGFEGMRDLGGRRMAPPATMPSLPLMYAIAASKPEGQQGAGGKAAAGAKPITIRRWCPEEGERLLAIWLAASRIGHPFLGEARLVEQQQVVRDTYLPMADNWVAEIDGQVVGFIGLIENFIGGLFVDPDVLGAGIGRALVGDAAARLGQLDVSVYADNRAAVAFYLRLGFAETARKATDDEGLPFAVVEMTRGA, encoded by the coding sequence ATGAGTAACAAAATGCACGAGGCCAATCGCCTCTCCTGGAATGCGGCGACGGTCGCGCACAACAGCCACAAGGGCGACCAGGCTGCCTTCTTTCGCGCAGGCGGCTCCACGCTCTATCCGGAAGAAATTGCCTTGCTCGGTGACGTGGCCGGGTTGGAGCTTCTTCATCTCCAATGCAACTCCGGCCAGGACAGCCTGAGCCTCGCGCGGCTTGGGGCGAAAGTCACCGGCGTCGATATCTCGGACGAGGCAATCGCCTTTGCAAAGCAACTTTCCGAAGAGAGCGGGATTGCGGCCAACTTCGAACGATCCGACCTGTTCGAATGGTTCGAGAGCGCACGGGCGGACGGACGGCGGTTCGACCAGGTCTTTGCATCCTACGGCACAATCTGCTGGCTGTCGGATCTCGGCATCTGGGCGCACGGTATTGCCGATGTGCTCAAGCCCGGCGGGCGCTTCGCCTTTATCGAGTTCCATCCCTTCGCGATGGTCTTCGACCCGAGCTGGAAGCCGCACTATGATTACGCCCCCAAGGAGCCGGTCGCCGAGGCTGGCATCGGCGACTATGTCGCGGACTCCGGCGCAGGGCTTGCGATCGGCGGCTATCAGCAGGGTGTCGTGGGCTTTACCAATCCGCACCCATCCTTCGAGTTCAACTGGGGCATTGCGGATGTGATCCAGGCGCTCATCGATGCCGGGCTCCGGATCGAGCGCCTGACGGAATATCCCTATTCCAACGGCTGGGTCGGTTTCGAAGGCATGCGCGATCTTGGTGGCCGGCGCATGGCGCCGCCTGCGACCATGCCCAGTCTGCCCCTGATGTATGCGATTGCAGCGTCGAAGCCGGAAGGGCAGCAGGGAGCAGGTGGCAAGGCGGCCGCTGGCGCCAAGCCGATCACCATTCGTCGCTGGTGCCCGGAAGAGGGCGAGCGACTGCTGGCAATCTGGCTCGCCGCGTCGCGCATTGGCCATCCGTTCCTCGGCGAGGCACGCCTTGTCGAGCAGCAGCAGGTGGTGCGGGACACCTATCTGCCGATGGCAGACAACTGGGTCGCCGAAATCGACGGCCAGGTCGTTGGCTTCATCGGGCTGATCGAGAACTTCATCGGCGGACTGTTCGTCGATCCGGACGTTTTGGGCGCCGGCATCGGTCGTGCGCTTGTCGGGGATGCTGCCGCCCGGCTCGGACAGCTGGATGTGAGCGTGTACGCCGACAACCGGGCGGCAGTCGCGTTCTATCTCCGCCTCGGTTTCGCCGAAACCGCACGCAAGGCAACCGACGACGAAGGGCTGCCGTTTGCCGTGGTCGAGATGACGCGCGGCGCATGA
- the secG gene encoding preprotein translocase subunit SecG has protein sequence MQTVLLVIYLMVVVALIGVVLIQRSEGGGLGIGGGSGFMSARGTANALTRTTAILAALFFVLALAMGILARYQPQATDILDRIPGTSSNGGGVLDSLGGGNTQAPADGATQQQPATAPATGNGAATDNGVPSTAPATTGEAPAGGAATQTPAAGANGNTGSQVPSGQ, from the coding sequence ATGCAGACCGTACTACTCGTCATCTATCTCATGGTCGTCGTCGCCCTGATCGGCGTCGTTCTCATTCAGCGTTCCGAAGGCGGCGGCCTCGGCATTGGTGGCGGCTCGGGCTTCATGTCCGCCCGCGGCACGGCCAATGCGCTGACCCGCACCACCGCGATCCTCGCCGCGCTCTTCTTCGTCCTGGCGCTCGCCATGGGTATCCTGGCGCGCTATCAGCCGCAGGCGACCGACATTCTCGACCGTATTCCGGGCACCAGCTCGAACGGCGGTGGCGTCCTCGATTCGCTTGGCGGCGGCAATACCCAGGCTCCGGCCGATGGTGCAACGCAGCAGCAGCCCGCAACGGCCCCGGCGACCGGCAACGGTGCGGCGACCGACAACGGCGTTCCCTCGACGGCGCCGGCAACGACGGGCGAAGCTCCGGCTGGCGGCGCTGCGACGCAGACGCCCGCCGCAGGTGCCAACGGCAATACGGGATCGCAAGTTCCCAGCGGCCAATAA